A single window of Pseudoduganella plicata DNA harbors:
- a CDS encoding heme-degrading domain-containing protein, producing the protein MQDDYAALLKALEIEEEQLQFAAFSNADALRLGIALVERARALGKAVTVDITRNGHQLFHHAMDGTSPDNANWVRRKNNVVQRFGRSSWHVGTRYRSKGKSFEADSAIDGATFAAHGGAFPLAIRGTGVIGTVTVSGLPQQEDHELVTSVLRAYLDGAR; encoded by the coding sequence ATGCAGGATGATTACGCTGCCCTGTTGAAGGCGCTGGAGATCGAGGAAGAGCAGCTGCAGTTTGCCGCGTTCTCGAACGCCGATGCGCTGCGGCTCGGCATCGCGCTCGTCGAGCGTGCCCGCGCGCTCGGCAAGGCTGTCACGGTCGACATTACCCGCAACGGGCACCAGCTGTTCCACCACGCGATGGATGGCACGTCGCCCGACAATGCCAACTGGGTGCGCCGGAAGAACAACGTGGTGCAGCGCTTCGGCCGCAGTTCCTGGCACGTGGGCACGCGTTACCGCAGCAAGGGCAAGTCGTTCGAGGCCGACAGTGCCATCGATGGCGCGACCTTTGCTGCGCACGGCGGCGCCTTCCCGCTGGCGATCCGGGGCACGGGCGTGATCGGTACCGTCACGGTGTCCGGCCTGCCGCAACAGGAGGACCATGAACTGGTGACGTCTGTCCTGCGCGCTTATCTGGACGGAGCGCGATGA
- a CDS encoding GFA family protein — translation MATRTASCSCGQLQIEVAAEPNGVGICHCLACQRRTGSVFAPVAGFPLPYTVSGRSTVYVRTGDAGCGFVYHFCPVCGTTVFHTEDDVDDEVFVAVGAFADPAFPPPQISVYDCRRHPWVQLPSGTVAFERDPE, via the coding sequence ATGGCGACAAGAACCGCATCCTGCAGCTGCGGCCAGCTGCAAATCGAAGTGGCGGCCGAGCCCAACGGTGTCGGCATCTGCCATTGCCTGGCGTGCCAGCGGCGCACCGGCAGCGTGTTCGCGCCCGTGGCCGGATTTCCTCTTCCCTATACGGTGAGCGGCCGGTCCACGGTCTACGTGCGCACCGGCGATGCCGGCTGTGGCTTCGTTTACCATTTCTGCCCGGTGTGCGGCACGACCGTCTTTCATACGGAAGACGACGTGGACGACGAAGTGTTCGTGGCCGTTGGCGCCTTCGCCGATCCCGCCTTCCCGCCGCCGCAGATCTCGGTGTACGACTGCCGCCGCCATCCGTGGGTGCAGCTGCCGTCCGGGACCGTGGCGTTCGAGCGCGATCCCGAGTGA
- a CDS encoding flagellin N-terminal helical domain-containing protein, which yields MLSLHTNAAALSAQNALSRTQSNLSTSMTRLSTGYRINSSMDDAAGLQIATRLKAQTSGQQVAMTNTQNSKSLLQTADGAFDEVTNMLVRMKDLATQAADVSSNADDKTAMQSEYDALGQELGNILKNTTFGGSTLLVGGTLASSMTFQIGASAGEKMSINLGTALTTLVSSVTTATSNYTTAGTGTELTSAANTAISNLTTAINNVGTVRSSIGAAANRLDHINTNLGNISSNTKAATGRIMDVDFATESANMTSNQMLLQAGTAMLKQSNSMSSMVMSLLQ from the coding sequence ATGCTGAGCCTTCACACCAACGCCGCTGCCCTGTCCGCCCAAAACGCACTGTCGCGCACCCAAAGCAACCTGTCCACGTCGATGACCCGCCTGTCGACCGGCTACCGCATCAACTCGTCGATGGACGACGCCGCCGGCCTGCAGATCGCGACCCGCCTGAAAGCCCAGACCAGCGGCCAGCAGGTCGCCATGACGAACACGCAGAACTCCAAGTCGCTGCTGCAAACGGCTGACGGCGCCTTCGACGAAGTCACCAACATGCTGGTGCGCATGAAGGACCTGGCAACGCAGGCAGCCGACGTGTCGTCGAACGCCGACGACAAGACCGCCATGCAGTCGGAATACGACGCACTGGGCCAGGAACTGGGCAACATCCTGAAGAACACCACGTTCGGCGGCTCCACGCTGCTGGTCGGCGGCACGCTGGCTTCGTCGATGACGTTCCAGATCGGCGCGAGCGCCGGCGAAAAAATGTCGATCAACCTGGGCACCGCCCTGACCACGCTGGTGTCGTCCGTGACGACCGCCACGTCGAACTACACGACCGCCGGCACGGGTACGGAACTGACGTCGGCTGCCAACACCGCCATCTCGAACCTGACGACCGCCATCAACAACGTCGGCACCGTGCGTTCGTCGATCGGTGCAGCCGCCAACCGTCTGGACCACATCAACACCAACCTGGGCAACATCAGCTCGAACACCAAAGCCGCTACCGGCCGTATCATGGACGTCGACTTCGCAACGGAAAGCGCGAACATGACGTCGAACCAGATGCTGCTGCAGGCCGGCACCGCCATGCTGAAGCAGTCGAACAGCATGTCGTCGATGGTCATGTCCCTGCTGCAGTAA
- a CDS encoding flagellin N-terminal helical domain-containing protein: MLSLHTNAAALSAQNALSRTQSNLSTSMTRLSTGYRINSSMDDAAGLQIATRLKAQTSGQQVAMTNTQNSKSLLQTADGAFDEVTNMLVRMKDLATQAADVSSNADDKTAMQSEFDALGQELGNILKNTTFGGSTLLVGGTLASSMTFQIGASSSEKMTINLGTAVSALVTAVSSATSNYATATTGAELTGAGSASTAISNLTDAINKVGTVRSSIGAAANRLDHINTNLGNISSNTKAATGRIMDVDFATESANMTSNQMLLQAGTAMLKQSNSMSSMVMSLLQ; the protein is encoded by the coding sequence ATGCTGAGCCTTCACACCAACGCCGCTGCACTGTCCGCCCAAAACGCACTGTCGCGCACCCAGAGCAACCTGTCCACGTCGATGACGCGCCTGTCGACCGGCTACCGCATCAACTCGTCGATGGACGACGCCGCCGGCCTGCAGATCGCTACCCGCCTGAAAGCCCAGACCAGCGGCCAGCAAGTCGCCATGACGAACACGCAGAACTCCAAGTCGCTGCTGCAAACGGCTGACGGCGCCTTCGACGAAGTCACCAACATGCTGGTGCGCATGAAGGATCTGGCCACGCAGGCAGCCGACGTGTCGTCGAACGCCGACGACAAGACCGCCATGCAGTCGGAATTCGACGCACTGGGCCAGGAACTGGGCAACATCCTGAAAAACACCACGTTCGGCGGCTCCACGCTGCTGGTCGGCGGCACGCTGGCTTCGTCGATGACGTTCCAGATCGGCGCCAGCTCCAGCGAAAAAATGACGATCAACCTGGGCACCGCAGTGAGCGCCCTGGTAACGGCCGTCAGTTCCGCCACGAGCAACTACGCTACGGCCACGACCGGCGCCGAGCTGACGGGTGCGGGCTCCGCCTCCACCGCGATCTCGAACCTGACGGACGCGATCAACAAGGTCGGCACCGTGCGTTCGTCGATCGGTGCAGCCGCCAACCGCCTGGACCACATCAACACCAACCTGGGCAACATCAGCTCGAACACCAAAGCCGCTACCGGCCGCATCATGGACGTCGACTTCGCAACGGAAAGCGCGAACATGACGTCGAACCAGATGCTGCTGCAGGCCGGCACCGCCATGCTGAAGCAGTCGAACAGCATGTCGTCGATGGTCATGTCCCTGCTGCAGTAA
- a CDS encoding acyl-CoA thioesterase, translated as MRDASRGDFPHFLTIATRWADNDAYRHVNNVVYYSWFDTAVNEFLIRRGVLDIERDEAVGLVVDTGCSYFSSVTFPDVVHVGLRVAKLGNSSVRYELAIFRNDDGKPAAAGHFVHVYVDRASNRPVPVPEHVRSLLATISAGNPQ; from the coding sequence ATGCGTGATGCCAGCCGCGGCGACTTCCCTCATTTCCTGACGATCGCCACCCGTTGGGCGGACAACGACGCCTACCGGCACGTCAACAACGTCGTCTACTACAGCTGGTTCGACACGGCCGTCAACGAATTCCTGATCCGGCGCGGCGTGCTGGACATCGAGCGCGACGAAGCCGTCGGCCTGGTCGTCGACACGGGCTGCTCGTACTTCAGTTCCGTCACGTTCCCGGACGTCGTCCACGTCGGCCTGCGCGTGGCCAAGCTGGGCAATTCCAGCGTGCGCTACGAACTGGCGATCTTCCGCAACGACGACGGCAAGCCCGCGGCGGCCGGCCATTTCGTGCACGTCTACGTGGATCGGGCCAGCAACCGCCCGGTGCCGGTGCCGGAACACGTGCGCAGTCTGCTGGCGACGATCTCGGCGGGCAATCCGCAATGA
- a CDS encoding DeoR/GlpR family DNA-binding transcription regulator yields the protein MSAEIPLTQARRLEAICAHLAQHYRIGIEDICRLFGVTRDTARRDIVRLDADGHVLRVRGGAVLPPQETRVRQYAERDGATSAKQAIGAAAAALIRNGDRVLFDTSTTVLEVAHALTASPLHAVTNSIDVAETLGKRDGTELHLTGGQFNPWQRSLEGAQARLGIAQFQFDKLILGACAIDPGGLTCSSGEEADLKGAMLRQASQVIVVADASKFGKAFLHRLCTFEGVDLLVTDAAPPAAVMAALGAVGVEVVLTGTAAASQSLDNR from the coding sequence ATGAGCGCGGAAATACCGCTCACGCAAGCGCGGCGCCTGGAGGCGATCTGCGCGCACCTCGCACAGCACTACCGCATCGGCATTGAGGACATCTGCCGGCTGTTCGGCGTGACACGCGATACGGCACGGCGCGACATCGTGCGGCTCGATGCCGATGGCCACGTTCTGCGTGTGCGCGGCGGCGCCGTACTGCCGCCGCAGGAAACGCGGGTGCGGCAGTACGCCGAACGCGACGGCGCGACATCCGCCAAGCAGGCCATCGGCGCAGCGGCGGCCGCGCTGATCCGCAACGGCGACCGGGTGCTGTTCGATACCTCCACCACAGTGCTGGAAGTCGCCCACGCGCTTACGGCATCGCCGCTGCACGCGGTGACCAATTCCATCGACGTCGCCGAAACTCTCGGCAAGCGCGACGGGACCGAATTGCACCTCACTGGCGGCCAGTTCAATCCCTGGCAGCGCAGCCTCGAAGGCGCACAGGCCCGGCTTGGGATCGCGCAATTCCAGTTCGACAAGCTGATCCTTGGCGCCTGCGCCATCGACCCTGGCGGCCTGACCTGTTCGTCCGGCGAGGAAGCCGACCTCAAGGGCGCGATGCTGCGCCAGGCCAGCCAGGTGATCGTGGTGGCGGATGCGTCGAAGTTCGGCAAGGCGTTCCTGCACCGCCTGTGCACGTTCGAGGGCGTCGACTTGCTGGTCACGGATGCGGCGCCGCCCGCAGCCGTGATGGCGGCGCTGGGTGCGGTCGGTGTGGAAGTCGTGCTGACCGGTACCGCAGCGGCATCGCAGAGCCTGGATAACCGCTAA
- a CDS encoding DegT/DnrJ/EryC1/StrS family aminotransferase gives MKNDPISKPVYVTQPALPPLEEFIPYLQQIWDNKMLTNGGPFHQQLETELARYLGVPYLSLFANGTLALMTAMQSLRITGEVITTPYSFVATAHSMLWNGIKPVFVDIDPDTFNIDPRQIEAAITPQTTAILPVHCYGRPCDVEGIERIAANYGLKVIYDAAHAFGVQHEGTSVLNHGDLSVLSFHATKVFNTFEGGAIICKDARTKRHIDSLKNFGFADEVTVVAPGINGKMSEINAAFGLLQLQKIDGVLGRRAEVDARYRAALSDVRGIVCPAIPASTRPNYSYFPVLVQPGYPLSRDELYDKLRASGIFARRYFYPLISEFPMYRGMPSAKRENVPNAMSVSLQVLCLPIFPDLDPVTQDAIIALVRDI, from the coding sequence ATGAAAAACGATCCCATCAGCAAGCCGGTCTACGTTACCCAGCCTGCGCTGCCTCCTCTCGAGGAATTCATCCCGTATCTGCAGCAGATCTGGGACAACAAGATGCTGACCAACGGCGGGCCGTTCCACCAGCAGCTGGAGACGGAACTGGCGCGCTACCTCGGTGTGCCGTACCTGTCCCTGTTTGCCAACGGCACGCTGGCGCTGATGACGGCCATGCAGTCGCTGCGCATTACGGGCGAAGTCATCACGACACCCTACTCGTTTGTCGCCACGGCCCACTCGATGCTGTGGAACGGCATCAAGCCTGTGTTTGTCGATATCGATCCCGACACGTTCAATATCGACCCGCGCCAGATCGAAGCTGCCATCACGCCGCAAACCACCGCCATCCTGCCGGTGCACTGCTACGGCCGCCCCTGCGACGTCGAGGGCATCGAGCGCATCGCCGCCAACTACGGCCTGAAGGTAATCTACGACGCGGCCCATGCGTTCGGCGTGCAGCATGAAGGCACCAGCGTGCTGAACCATGGCGACCTGTCGGTGCTGAGCTTCCACGCGACCAAGGTATTCAATACCTTCGAGGGCGGCGCCATCATCTGCAAGGATGCGCGCACCAAACGCCATATCGATTCGCTGAAGAACTTCGGCTTTGCCGATGAAGTGACGGTCGTCGCACCCGGCATCAACGGCAAGATGAGTGAAATCAACGCCGCGTTCGGCCTGCTGCAACTGCAGAAGATCGATGGCGTGCTGGGGCGCCGCGCCGAGGTGGATGCGCGCTACCGCGCCGCGCTGAGCGACGTGCGCGGTATCGTCTGCCCTGCCATTCCCGCCAGCACCCGGCCGAACTATTCGTATTTCCCCGTGCTGGTGCAGCCCGGCTATCCGCTCAGCCGCGACGAACTGTACGACAAGCTGCGCGCCTCGGGCATCTTTGCCCGGCGCTATTTCTATCCGTTGATCAGCGAATTCCCCATGTACCGGGGCATGCCGTCGGCCAAACGCGAGAACGTGCCGAACGCGATGAGCGTCTCGCTGCAGGTGCTGTGCCTGCCGATCTTCCCGGACCTGGACCCGGTCACGCAGGACGCCATCATCGCCCTCGTCCGCGATATCTGA
- a CDS encoding oxidoreductase: MQQYSVGLIGYGLGGSTFHAPIIDAVPGLRLARIASRSAKPETRDRYPGVQLDETPQAMLDDPSIALIVVCTPNASHYALAKAALMAGKHVVVDKPFVLSSAEGQELVALARQQGVRLSVYQNRRWDGDFLTLRRTLEVGELGTVHTFRAHFDRYAPQVKVRWKEQAQPGAGVLWDLGSHLIDQALTLFGMPVAVTAHLSIQRDGAQVEDAFELIMEHGATRVVLHAGALVRAPGPRYEVHGTHGSFVKYGIDSQEEALKQGRRPGDAGWGHDLPADWATITAADGSRRSVETVPGAYEAFYRGMARAIAEGAQVPVKPEDAVDVVRVIELALRSHRERRTVHFTEGEYHAG, encoded by the coding sequence ATGCAGCAATATTCAGTTGGATTGATCGGTTATGGCCTGGGCGGCTCGACCTTTCATGCGCCCATCATTGACGCCGTTCCCGGGCTGAGGCTCGCCCGGATTGCCAGCCGCAGCGCGAAGCCGGAGACGCGGGATCGGTATCCCGGCGTGCAGCTGGACGAAACGCCGCAAGCGATGCTGGACGACCCGTCCATCGCATTGATCGTCGTGTGTACGCCCAATGCCAGCCACTACGCGCTGGCGAAAGCGGCGCTGATGGCGGGCAAGCACGTGGTGGTGGACAAGCCGTTTGTGCTGTCGTCCGCGGAAGGGCAGGAACTGGTCGCGTTGGCAAGGCAACAAGGGGTGCGGCTCAGCGTGTACCAGAACCGCCGCTGGGACGGGGATTTCCTGACGCTGCGCCGTACGCTGGAAGTGGGCGAGCTGGGAACGGTACATACCTTCCGCGCGCATTTCGACCGCTACGCGCCGCAGGTGAAGGTGCGCTGGAAGGAACAGGCACAACCCGGTGCCGGTGTGCTGTGGGACCTGGGCTCGCACCTGATCGACCAGGCACTGACGCTGTTCGGCATGCCGGTCGCCGTTACGGCACATCTGTCCATCCAGCGCGACGGCGCACAGGTGGAAGACGCCTTCGAACTGATCATGGAGCATGGCGCCACCCGAGTCGTGCTGCATGCAGGCGCACTGGTGCGCGCGCCCGGCCCGCGCTACGAGGTGCATGGTACGCACGGCAGCTTCGTCAAATACGGCATCGACTCGCAGGAAGAAGCACTGAAGCAAGGCCGGCGGCCAGGCGATGCCGGCTGGGGCCATGACCTGCCCGCCGACTGGGCGACGATCACGGCGGCCGATGGGTCACGCCGCAGCGTCGAAACCGTCCCGGGAGCCTACGAGGCGTTCTATCGCGGCATGGCCCGCGCCATCGCCGAAGGCGCGCAAGTGCCCGTCAAACCGGAAGATGCGGTGGACGTCGTCAGGGTGATCGAGCTTGCCCTGCGCAGCCATCGGGAACGCCGCACCGTCCATTTCACCGAAGGAGAATACCATGCAGGATGA
- a CDS encoding flagellin N-terminal helical domain-containing protein has product MLSLHTNAAALSAQNALSRTQSNLSTSMTRLSTGYRINSSMDDAAGLQIATRLKAQTSGQQVAMTNTQNSKSLLQTADGAFDEVTNMLVRMKDLATQAADASSNADDKTAMQSEYDALGQELGNILKNTTFGGSTLLVGGTLASSMTFQIGASAGEKMSINLGTALSTLESSVTTATSNYTTAGTGTELTSAANTAISNLTAAINNVGTVRSSIGAAANRLDHINTNLGNISSNTKAATGRIMDVDFATESANMTSNQMLLQAGTAMLKQSNSMSSMVMSLLQ; this is encoded by the coding sequence ATGCTGAGCCTGCACACCAACGCCGCCGCCCTGTCCGCCCAAAACGCCCTGTCGCGCACCCAAAGCAACCTGTCCACGTCGATGACGCGCCTGTCGACCGGCTACCGCATCAACTCGTCGATGGACGACGCCGCCGGCCTGCAGATCGCTACCCGCCTGAAAGCCCAGACCAGCGGCCAGCAGGTCGCCATGACGAACACGCAGAACTCCAAGTCGCTGCTGCAGACGGCTGACGGCGCCTTCGACGAAGTCACCAACATGCTGGTGCGCATGAAGGACCTGGCAACGCAGGCTGCCGACGCATCGTCGAACGCCGACGACAAGACCGCCATGCAGTCGGAATACGACGCACTCGGCCAGGAACTGGGCAACATCCTGAAAAACACCACGTTCGGCGGCTCCACGCTGCTGGTCGGCGGCACGCTGGCTTCGTCGATGACGTTCCAGATCGGCGCGAGCGCCGGCGAAAAAATGTCGATCAACCTGGGCACTGCCCTGAGCACGCTGGAATCGTCCGTGACGACCGCCACGTCGAACTACACGACCGCCGGCACGGGTACGGAGCTGACGTCGGCTGCCAACACCGCCATCTCGAACCTGACGGCCGCCATCAACAATGTCGGTACCGTGCGTTCGTCGATCGGTGCAGCCGCCAACCGTCTGGACCACATCAACACCAACCTGGGCAACATCAGCTCGAACACCAAGGCCGCTACCGGCCGTATCATGGACGTCGACTTCGCAACGGAAAGCGCGAACATGACGTCGAACCAGATGCTGCTGCAAGCCGGCACCGCCATGCTGAAGCAGTCGAACAGCATGTCGTCGATGGTCATGTCGCTGCTGCAGTAA
- a CDS encoding O-linked N-acetylglucosamine transferase family protein: MSSDIPFSVDDTLAVAIAHHQARRLDDAAQAYREILAQRPYHALANHNLGMLAWQQERAAEGLPFLRQAWSINPDEGQFWLSYGEGLLRAGQPEQAHALLTDARVRGLDGPELRALEARCGAALAELAASRPAAAETDEVVRLYGAGNHAGAEQAVRALIERFPESGMLWGMLGTILQVQGKPALAVLEEAARLAPDDAENLVGLGNAQQDAQQFDAAIATYERALALAPQLAEAHCNLGSAYSAIGELAAAIDSFDQAIGLNGDYLVAHLNLGNCQAALRRFDAAADSYRRALALAPHDVDIAGNLIDVLAALDQHDEAAKLCRAVLDVVPDSAAVWLRHADIQRALGNADEAQAGYLRAEALGGDDLPLLLAIAIGLQLTPRPDDATRLYERVLALVPDHALAHGNLGVILEDRQDFEAAHEHYRIAIAADPQFIDAHHNLGICLHRMGRSAEALAQFHHVLQLQPDYQRAHISISAQLSEQGRLHEAIAACRAGLAVLPGDLELTGNLLFCLSHADDVSAEEIAEEHFRFGAHCAALAGPLPPHTNERAPERVIRLGFVSGDFNNHALANFFMPILEFLHRSARVQLFGYYNKEAHDDATDRMRARFHVWRDIAALRDDAVLSLIRADGIDVLIDLSGHTNRNRLAVFAHKPAPVQATWMGYPGTTGLAAMDYILHDRHTLLPEMAGQFSERFAYLPACAPFQPRADLPDVNALPAYTNGYITYGSFNRINKLRRPVIALWARLLRAQPTARLMLAGMPSNGQYQHLIDWFAEEGIALSRLEFKPRASLCEYFYLHHKVDVCLDTFPYAGGTTTMQALWMGIPLLTLAGDTLAGRSAAGVLSQLNLNAFVAHSFDEFVERGLAVTARLELLSDLRQSLRALLSIAPISRPDVIAAGLEGAVRHMWHRWCAGQAPENFEIEYDLVPMTELEVHARDAARKF, translated from the coding sequence ATGAGTTCCGACATTCCTTTTTCCGTTGACGATACGCTGGCAGTGGCCATCGCCCACCATCAGGCCCGCCGCCTCGACGACGCCGCCCAGGCCTACCGGGAGATCCTGGCGCAGCGGCCCTATCACGCGCTGGCCAACCACAATCTCGGCATGCTCGCCTGGCAACAGGAGCGGGCGGCCGAGGGGTTGCCTTTCCTGCGCCAGGCATGGTCGATCAATCCCGACGAAGGGCAGTTCTGGCTGTCGTATGGCGAAGGGCTGCTGCGCGCCGGACAGCCGGAACAAGCCCATGCGCTGTTGACCGATGCGCGCGTGCGCGGCCTCGACGGACCGGAACTGCGGGCGCTCGAGGCGCGCTGCGGCGCGGCCCTTGCCGAGCTGGCGGCCAGCCGCCCGGCCGCGGCGGAGACGGACGAAGTCGTACGCCTGTACGGTGCCGGCAACCATGCTGGCGCCGAGCAGGCGGTGCGGGCGCTGATCGAGCGCTTCCCGGAATCGGGCATGCTGTGGGGCATGCTGGGCACGATCCTGCAGGTGCAGGGCAAGCCCGCGCTGGCGGTATTGGAAGAGGCGGCCCGGCTGGCGCCGGACGACGCGGAAAACCTGGTCGGCCTCGGCAATGCACAACAGGATGCGCAACAGTTCGACGCGGCCATCGCCACCTACGAGCGCGCGCTGGCCCTGGCGCCGCAGCTGGCGGAAGCGCACTGCAACCTCGGCAGCGCCTACTCCGCCATCGGCGAGCTGGCGGCAGCCATCGACAGTTTCGACCAGGCAATCGGGCTGAACGGGGACTATCTGGTGGCTCACCTCAACCTGGGCAATTGCCAGGCTGCGCTGCGCCGCTTCGATGCGGCAGCCGACAGTTACCGGCGCGCGCTGGCACTGGCGCCTCACGACGTGGACATCGCCGGCAATCTGATCGACGTGCTGGCGGCTCTGGACCAGCACGACGAGGCGGCGAAGCTGTGCCGCGCCGTGCTGGACGTGGTACCGGACAGCGCGGCCGTGTGGCTGCGCCATGCGGACATCCAGCGTGCACTGGGCAATGCCGATGAGGCACAGGCCGGCTACCTGCGCGCCGAAGCGCTCGGCGGCGACGACCTGCCCCTGCTGCTGGCAATCGCCATCGGGCTGCAGCTGACACCCCGGCCGGACGACGCGACGCGGCTGTACGAAAGAGTGCTCGCGCTCGTGCCCGACCATGCGCTGGCGCATGGCAACCTCGGCGTGATTCTGGAAGACCGCCAGGATTTCGAGGCCGCGCACGAGCACTATCGCATCGCCATCGCTGCCGATCCGCAGTTCATCGATGCCCACCATAACCTCGGCATCTGCCTGCACCGGATGGGCCGCTCGGCAGAGGCGCTGGCGCAGTTTCATCACGTGCTGCAGCTGCAGCCGGACTATCAGCGCGCGCACATCAGCATTTCCGCCCAGCTGTCCGAACAGGGCCGGCTGCATGAAGCCATTGCCGCCTGCCGCGCGGGCCTCGCCGTATTGCCGGGCGACCTGGAACTCACGGGCAACCTGCTGTTCTGCCTGTCGCATGCGGACGACGTGTCGGCCGAGGAGATCGCGGAAGAACATTTCCGTTTCGGCGCACACTGCGCCGCGCTGGCCGGCCCCCTGCCGCCACACACCAACGAGCGCGCCCCCGAACGCGTCATCCGCCTTGGCTTCGTGTCGGGCGACTTCAACAATCACGCGCTGGCCAATTTCTTCATGCCGATCCTGGAGTTCCTGCATCGTTCGGCGCGCGTGCAACTGTTCGGCTACTACAACAAGGAAGCGCACGACGACGCGACGGACCGGATGCGCGCGCGCTTCCACGTCTGGCGCGACATCGCCGCGCTGCGCGACGACGCCGTGCTGTCGCTGATCCGGGCGGACGGCATCGACGTGCTGATCGACCTGTCCGGCCATACCAACCGCAACCGCCTGGCCGTGTTTGCGCACAAGCCCGCGCCGGTCCAGGCAACGTGGATGGGCTACCCCGGCACCACAGGCCTGGCGGCAATGGACTACATCCTGCACGACCGCCACACGCTGCTGCCCGAGATGGCGGGGCAGTTCTCCGAGCGCTTCGCCTACCTGCCCGCGTGCGCGCCGTTCCAGCCGCGCGCGGATTTGCCGGACGTCAATGCCCTGCCCGCCTATACCAATGGCTATATCACGTACGGCAGCTTCAACCGCATCAACAAGCTGCGCCGGCCCGTGATCGCCCTGTGGGCGCGCCTGTTGCGGGCCCAGCCGACGGCACGCCTGATGCTCGCCGGCATGCCGTCGAACGGCCAGTACCAGCACCTGATCGACTGGTTTGCAGAGGAAGGCATCGCGTTGTCGCGGCTGGAATTCAAGCCGCGCGCATCGCTGTGCGAATATTTCTATCTGCACCATAAGGTGGACGTCTGCCTCGATACCTTCCCCTACGCGGGCGGCACCACGACGATGCAGGCGCTGTGGATGGGTATCCCGCTTCTGACATTGGCGGGCGACACGCTGGCAGGACGCAGCGCGGCCGGCGTACTGTCGCAGCTGAACCTGAATGCGTTTGTCGCCCACAGCTTCGACGAGTTCGTCGAGCGGGGCCTGGCCGTGACGGCACGCCTCGAGCTGCTCAGCGACCTGCGCCAAAGCCTGCGTGCCCTGCTGAGCATTGCACCGATCAGCCGCCCGGACGTCATTGCCGCCGGCCTGGAAGGTGCGGTACGTCATATGTGGCACCGCTGGTGCGCCGGCCAGGCGCCGGAAAACTTTGAAATCGAATACGACCTGGTGCCGATGACGGAGCTGGAAGTGCACGCCCGCGACGCGGCAAGGAAATTCTAG